A genomic window from Purpureocillium takamizusanense chromosome 2, complete sequence includes:
- a CDS encoding uncharacterized protein (COG:G~EggNog:ENOG503NUGM~TransMembrane:12 (i27-45o75-94i101-121o127-151i163-183o195-217i254-283o303-325i332-354o366-386i398-420o432-452i)), with product MAKLLGFSRSPREAQHTNEMSQGERAFVWRLDIFLLTFGCISQVIKFLDQSNISNAYVSGMKEDLNLYGNELNYFTTYFNIAYCIMLIPSQIILTYVRPSWWLPSLEVIWGIITGLMAITTNATQVYILRVFLGLCESAAYPGMITLFMYWYTPVEMAKRIGFYHSCQAIGQMMSGAMQAAIVDTLGGRYGLTGWRWLFVINAIITVIWGLAGYVMIPDSPYKPNPWAFWFTEKHAEFSRIRLERTNRVDSKPITWAAAVWVVYVIAILYIAMVLGTSGYNYFGLFLKSILNSDGTRRWTTSQVNLIPIGGSAINVVFVWIWAFLSDALRTRWLLIVAQAFIGIIVGIILSIWTSHPTGTPLSAAYAGYFLSHIPLGTAPLIWSWLSDLKPQDPEERSLTVGAAIAGYYSISAWSQVLVWPASQAPYYKYGWQSAIALLTLVIILTVILRIYDVKYLLPQRNMFFEAARDKQDCANETSAQAVDDKGDGITSVRAA from the exons atggccaagCTTCTAGGCTTCTCCAGGAGCCCGCGAGAGGCGCAGCACACCAATGAGATGTCGCAGGGCGAGCGCGCCTTTGTGTGGCGGCTCGACATCTTCCTGCTGACGTTTGGCTGCATCTCGCAAG TCATCAA ATTCCTCGACCAGTCCAACATCAGCAATGCCTACGTCTCCGGCATGAAGGAAGACCTCAACCTGTACGGAAATGAGTTGAATTA TTTCACGACATACTTCAACATCGCATACTGCATCATGCTGATCCCGTCACAAATCATCCTCACATATGTCAGACCCAGCTGGTGGCTCCCGTCCCTGGAAGTGATATGGGGCATCATCACTGGCCTCATGGCCATAACCACTAACGCCACTCAAGTGTACATCCTCCGTGTCTTCCTTGGGTTGTGCGAAAGCGCGGCGTACCCGGGCATGATTACCCTCTTTA TGTACTGGTACACCCCGGTTGAGATGGCCAAGCGTATTGGCTTCTACCACTCTTGCCAGGCCATAGGTCAGATGATGTCGGGTGCCATGCAGGCTGCCATTGTAGACACCCTGGGCGGTAGATACGGTCTGACTGGATGGAG GTGGCTTTTTGTCATAaacgccatcatcacggTGATATGGGGCCTCGCAGGATACGTTATGATCCCCGACTCTCCATACAAGCCGAATCCCTGGGCCTTTTGGTTCACGGAGAAGCATGCCGAGTTTTCCAGGATCCGCCTCGAGAGGACCAATCGCGTCGACTCCAAGCCAATTActtgggccgccgccgt CTGGGTCGTCTACGTTATTGCAATTCTTTACATCGCCATGGTTCTTGGAACCTCGGGTTACAACTATTTTGGCCTGTTCCTCAAGTCCATTCTCAACAGTGACGGGACCCGGCGATGGACAACCTCTCAAGTCAACTTGATTCCAATCGGCGGCAGTGCAATCAACGTCGTGTTCG TTTGGATATGGGCGTTTTTGTCTGACGCATTGCGCACGCGATGGCTTCTCATCGTAGCCCAAG CGTTCATCGGAATCATTGTCGGCATCATCCTCAGCATCTGGACCTCGCATCCAACCGGAACGCCACTCTCGGCGGCCTACGCTGGATACTTTCTGTCTCACATCCCGCTCGGTACCGCACCGTTGATCTGGTCATGGCTATCTGACCT AAAGCCGCAGGATCCGGAAGAGCGATCCCTGACTGTTGGTGCCGCCATTGCCGGCTACTACTCGATCTCAGCCTGGAGCCAAGTGCTCGTTTGGCCCGCCAGTCAAGCGCCGTATT ATAAATACGGATGGCAGTCTGCCATTGCGCTACTGACACTTGTGATAATTCTCACGGTCATACTACGCATCTATGATGTCAAGTACCTGCT GCCACAGCGAAACATGTTCTTCGAGGCAGCTCGCGATAAACAGGACTGTGCCAACGAGACTTCCGCTCAGGCTGTGGATGATAAGGGCGATGGCATCACTTCTGTGCGAGCAGCCTAA
- a CDS encoding uncharacterized protein (COG:U~EggNog:ENOG503NU0V~TransMembrane:11 (n3-10c14/15o24-46i53-72o78-100i112-131o143-163i184-202o214-233i254-276o296-314i321-340o428-448i)), with protein sequence MGSGILIAALPRIADDVGLSEALILWPAAVYALAAGCLLLVFGAVADVVGAKLMWLTGSYLFVAFTLGVGLARTGLQIIIFRTLLGAAIAMCLPTAVGLISNTFPRGPWRNIAFAMNGMGSPLGYALGLVLGGVFADTIGWRWAYYMMAMINVCLSTCAIWSLPPVRVSSERRWAARLAHDIDWVGAVIMSAALGMLLYVLAMTSSSYKKLSDAANIATLSVSLVLLASFPFWMDYQTRRGRPALIPNSLWRNWSFTSVCIAVFFCWASLNGIEYFTTLYFQKVEGLSALQSSLRFLPHVIMGTAVNIITGLLISRVKVRTLVLVSALISMVAPPLMATIDVGENYWLAPFWAMFLSPVNPDVLFTVSNLVISDAYPPEMQSLAGGVFNEVGQFGNSVGLAITAAIAASVTEHTEAEAVDTLMKGYRAAFWTIFSSCAVVAVVAWFGLRKGGIVGQKRD encoded by the exons ATGGGCTCCGgcatcctcatcgccgccctgccccgcatcgccgacgacgtggggCTCTCCGAGGCGCTGATCctctggccggccgccgtctacgccctggccgcgggctgcctgctcctcgtcttcggggccgtggccgacgtcgtcggcgccaaGCTCATGTGGCTGACGGGCAGCTACCTGTTCGTCGCCTTCACGCTGGGCGTCGGGCTCGCGCGGACGGGGCTCCAGATCATCATCTTCCGGacgctgctcggcgccgccatcgccatgtgCCTGCCCACGGCCGTGGGACTCATCTCGAACACCTTCCCGCGCGGGCCCTGGCGCAACATCGCCTTCGCCATGAACGGCATGGGCAGCCCGCTGGGGTACGcgctcgggctcgtcctcggcggcgtgttTGCCGACACCATCGGCTGGCGGTGGGCGTACTACATGATGGCCATGATCAACGTCTGCCTCTCGACGTGCGCCATCTGGTCGCTGCCGCCTGTGCGGGTCTCGTCGGAGCGCAGGTGGGCGGCTCGCCTCGCTCATGATATTGACTGGGttggcgccgtcatcatgagCGCCGCGCTCGGTATGCTGCTCTACGTCCTGGCCATGACGTCGTCTTCGTACAAGAAGCTaagcgacgccgccaacatTGCCACGCTGAGCGTGTCCCTCGTCCTGCTGGCCAGCTTCCCGTTCTGGATGGATTACCAGACGAGGCGTGGCAGGCCTGCCCTGATTCCGAACAGCCTTTGGCGGAACTGGTCGTTTACGTCGGTGTgcatcgccgtcttcttTTGCTGGGCGTCGCTCAACGGCATCGAGTACTTTACGACCCTGTA CTTCCAGAAAGTCGAGGGACTGTCGGCGCTGCAAAGCTCCCTGCGATTCCTGCCGCACGTCATCATGGGCACGGCGGTCAACATCATCACGGGCCTGCTCATCTCGCGGGTCAAGGTGCGCACCCTGGTGCTCGTCTCGGCGCTCATCAGCATGGTGGCACCGCCGCTCATGGCGACCATCGACGTGGGCGAGAACTACTGGCTCGCGCCTTTCTGGGCCATGTTTCTGTCGCCAGTGAACCCAGACG TGCTATTCACCGTGTCGAATCTCGTAATATCGGACGCGTACCCCCCGGAGATGCAgtcgctggccggcggcgtcttcaacgAGGTTGGGCAGTTTGGCAACTCGGTCGGACTCGCCATTACTGCGGCCATTGCGGCGTCGGTCACGGAGCACACCGAGGCGGAGGCCGTGGACACGCTCATGAAGGGGTACCGGGCGGCGTTTTGGACCATCttctcgagctgcgccgtTGTTGCGGTCGTCGCGTGGTTTGGACTGAGAAAGGGGGGTATCGTAGGCCAGAAGAGAGATTAA
- a CDS encoding uncharacterized protein (COG:S~EggNog:ENOG503NV45), whose amino-acid sequence MLITTTASTTSSITSPSHIMRSLAAYPRPEGVDEIPSERLDLRPDAQVDHDLLHPKPVTDDKNIWFFWHRGFAHMHPYARRTVRAWHRRFSKQGWVVRVTDREPGSPLNIAHFLDIHDPDIFPRAFLDGTIGGDYAPQHTSDLVRWPLLNTYGGVYADVGMIQIGDLDRLWNATVGDSESPYEVLTYNAGGVDSRSLTNYFFASGRNNPLFQRCHRLFLALWAADGGRSSTDGMHASPLLEGVPMMGADMSFEEDGKTYGPAEVSKMLTDYIIQGQVLTMVMGLVDEADDWNGPAYVAEHVWTTDYMVGSQLINDMTAWNGPRQFELMSLPLPRAGDDDAETDDQKLAREIVEACLSKSFGFKLAHGLIIRVLGQTLGSLWRKHDGADDVPGTYGNWLRYGTVHWCPRELPPRLEFTAAPAVKIGPLLGKGRLGPGANGGVPGFEAQK is encoded by the coding sequence AtgctcatcaccaccaccgcctcaaCCACCTCGTCCATCACCTCCCCCTCGCACATCATGAGATCCCTCGCAGCGTATCCTCGgcccgagggcgtcgacgagataCCCAGCGAGCGCCTGGACCTCCGGCCCGACGCCCAAGTCGACCACGACCTCCTCCACCCCAAGCCCGTAACGGACGACAAGAACATCTGGTTCTTCTGGCATCGCGGCTTCGCGCACATGCATCCCTACGCGCGACGCACCGTCCGGGCCTGGCACCGCCGCTTCTCAAAACAAGGCTGGGTGGTCCGCGTCACGGATCGCGAGCCCGGCTCCCCGCTCAACATTGCCCACTTTCTCGACATCCACGACCCCGACATCTTCCCCAGGGCCTTCCTCGATGGCACCATTGGTGGCGACTACGCGCCCCAGCACACGTCCGATCTCGTCAGGTGGCCGCTGCTCAACACGTACGGCGGCGTGTATGCCGACGTCGGCATGATACAGATTGGCGACCTCGACCGACTCTGGAACGCCACCGTCGGAGACTCGGAGTCCCCGTACGAGGTCCTCACGTAcaatgccggcggcgtcgacagccgCAGCCTCACCAATTACTTCTTCGCCTCGGGACGCAACAACCCGCTGTTCCAGCGCTGTCACAGGCTGTTCCTGGCGCTCTGggccgcggatggcggcAGGTCGAGCACCGACGGCATGCACGCGAGCCCTCTCCTCGAGGGCGTACCCATGATGGGCGCCGACATGTCCTTTGAAGAGGACGGAAAGACGTACGGGCCCGCCGAGGTCAGCAAGATGCTCACCGACTACATCATACAGGGCCAGGTCCTGACCATGGTCatgggcctcgtcgacgaggccgacgactgGAACGGCCCCGCGTACGTCGCCGAACACGTCTGGACGACGGACTACATGGTCGGCTCGCAGCTCATCAACGACATGACGGCGTGGAACGGCCCGCGCCAGTTCGAGCTCATGTCCCTCCCGCTgccccgggcgggcgacgacgacgcggagacGGACGACCAGAAGCTCGCGCGGGAGATTGTGGAGGCCTGCCTGTCCAAGAGCTTCGGGTTCAAGCTCGCGCACGGGCTGATCATCAGGGTCTTGGGCCAGACGCTCGGCTCCCTGTGGAGGaagcacgacggcgccgacgacgtcccGGGGACGTACGGGAACTGGCTGCGGTACGGCACCGTGCATTGGTGCCCCAGGGAGCTGCCCCCGAGGTTGGAGTttacggcggcgcccgctgtcAAGATTGGGCCGCTCTTGGGAAAGGGACGCCTTGGGCCTGGTGCAAACGGCGGCGTCCCGGGCTTCGAGGCCCAGAAGTAG
- a CDS encoding Nitronate monooxygenase (EggNog:ENOG503P1V4~COG:E), with protein sequence MQSWFPWTEKPLVFSAPMYGVSNATLAVEVSKAGGFGIIPAGFNFSPRHPQVVALEAELVLARRLLGMTSEPSKPMPVGVGFITCHESISHFDETALPLLVEHKPAAVWLFAPDPDPASHERAHPAIIRRLHENGIRAIVQVGSVAAAREAIQDGSDVVVAQGTDAGGHQFALGAGLMTLVPEIRAMMRAEFPSRRVGLAAAGGIMNGGGVVAALALGAEAVVQGTRFIVAKESTASWSYKNTVLGARDGGATTIKSTKHDDIQGTPIWPSLYDGRAMMGDSYREYEAGLPMAENIKKYQDAKQSGDVSRAITWCGTGVGLVNEEMTVKDMLEEVRGEAVAIMNSLRGSLN encoded by the exons ATGCAATCCTGGTTCCCGTGGACGGAGAAGCCGCTCGTTTTTAGCGCGCCAATGTATGGGGTCTCCAATGCCACTCTGGCTGTAGAGGTCTCCAAGGCTGGGGGCTTCG GCATTATACCAGCAGGGTTCAACTTCAGCCCCAGACACCCACAGGTTGTCGCATTGGAAGCAGAACTCGTTCTGGCGCGAAGACTCTTGGGCATGACCAGCGAACCGTCCAAGCCGATGCCCGTGGGCGTCGGGTTCATCACCTGCCACGAAAGCATCAGCCACTTTGACGAGACGGCGCTCCCTCTCCTGGTAGAGCACAAGCCCGCGGCCGTATGGCTCTTCGCGccggacccggacccggcCTCGCACGAGCGCGCCCATCCAGCCATCATCCGCCGGCTTCACGAAAACGGCATCAGGGCCATCGTGCAGgtcggcagcgtcgccgcggcgcgcgaaGCCATCCAGGACGGCAGcgatgtcgtcgtggccCAGGGCACGGATGCGGGAGGCCACCAGTTCGCGCTCGGGGCTGGGCTGATGACCCTCGTCCCCGAGATTCGGGCCATGATGCGGGCAGAATTTCCGTCTCGCCGGGTCGgtctcgcggccgcgggggGGATCATGAACGGCGGGGGCGTTGTCGCAGCTCTTGCGTTAG gcgccgaggcggtcgtCCAAGGCACAAGA TTTATCGTAGCAAAGGAGTCGACTGCATCGTGGTCGTACAAGAACACGGTCCTCGGGGCGCGGGATGGTGGCGCCACAACCATCAA ATCGACCAAACACGACGACATCCAGGGGACGCCCATCTGGCCGAGCCTGTACGACGGGAGAGCGATGATGGGGGACTCGTACCGCGAGTACGAGGCTGGGCTTCCGATGGCGGAGAACATCAAGAAGTACCAAGACGCGAAGCAGTCGGGCGACGTGTCGCGTGCCATTACATGGTG TGGAacgggcgtcggcctcgtgAACGAGGAGATGACGGTCAAGGACATGCTGGAGGAGGTGCGAGGAGAGGCGGTGGCAATCATGAACTCTCTCCGTGGTAGCCTCAATTAG
- a CDS encoding uncharacterized protein (TransMembrane:1 (i401-420o)~EggNog:ENOG503PF61~COG:B) yields the protein MCRYIRSTTRAFTPASPTSMPARNSPAGANDGSGPRACDRCTRSKRGCDKAWPRCGRCQRLNSPCLYEPRSNSPSTTAPSDSPHLIATPSSSESRTADTWTSPEHQDHDPDLLSAKLKFDWRQTVSLFFQTVHPWFSILRQDSFEEAVLRLQYAGVRVDSGHVEASSSPQGDAYELLIICMHLLTTTAQARGDGDIILDPLYQNAKQRFASVSYLSDPALEWIQAGLLMSLFEFGNGKTKLAYRSLSETATLALLAGISPGQYHKDLRSEFDEDSESRRALWWGIFILDQFSHLDPALRGLPSLFNSPDEDALLPTASVIVDSDRLQSFVINLPVSAPVSIALGGFQRAAQAAAVLYQAHEWERKVRQGDAGQGVSDFEELDGRIRALLDSMLNQCHRWEIFCDALAMCISSLFVLYTPYLPRQSRPVPQAKDATPSCDEAKAIAAVGFAVKFVGDLAVNFNSQISQTALRLANLAPPAPFACFLAVEHMHLVQGDMPDSCGRRSEIFETLRTFGKRWKVAADLLDLALERGKSAAVSVQ from the exons ATGTGTAGgtatatacgaagtacaacTCGTGCATTCACACCCGCTTCACCGACATCGATGCCGGCCAGGAACTCGCCAGCGGGGGCAAACGACGGGAGCGGGCCGCGCGCATGTGACCGATGCACGCGGAGCAAACGAGGATGCGACAAGGCGTGGCCAAGGTGTGGTCGGTGCCAGAG GCTCAACTCGCCGTGCTTGTATGAACCGCGCTCCAACTCGCCAagcaccaccgccccttCCGATTCTCCTCATCTGAtcgcgacgccatcctcaagCGAGTCGAGGACCGCGGACACTTGGACCAGTCCCGAGCACCAGGATCATGACCCCGATCTTCTCTCGGCCAAGCTTAAGTTTGACTGGCGACAGACTGTCTCTCTATTCTTTCAAACCGTTCACCCT TGGTTCAGTATTCTGCGTCAAGACAGTTTCGAAGAGGCCGTCCTCCGACTCCAGTACGCTGGCGTACGGGTCGACAGCGGACATGTCGAAGCCAGTTCCAGCCCGCAAGGCGACGCCTACGAGCTGTTGATTATATGCATGCACCTTCTCACAACGACAGCACAAGCTCGTGGAGATGGCGACATCATTCTAGACCCCTTATACCAAAACGCAAAGCAACGCTTCGCCTCGGTATCATATCTATCGGACCCGGCCTTGGAGTGGATCCAGGCAGGCCTCCTGATGTCGCTTTTCGAGTTTGGAAATGGCAAGACGAAGTTGGCCTATCGCAGCCTCAGCGAGACGGCCACACTCGCCCTTCTAGCCGGCATCAGCCCTGGGCAGTATCACAAGGATCTGCGCTCAGAGTTTGACGAGGATTCAGAGAGCCGTCGAGCGCTCTGGTGGGGGATTTTCATTCTTGACCA GTTCTCTCATCTAGACCCCGCCCTCAGAGGTTTGCCGAGTCTATTCAACAGTCCCGACGAAGATGCTCTACTTCCCACTGCGAGTGTGATTGTCGACAGCGACCGCCTCCAGAGTTTTGTCATCAACCTGCCTGTCAGCGCGCCCGTCTCCATCGCGCTAGGTGGGTTCCAAAGGGCTGCCCAGGCAGCTGCTGTTTTGTACCAAGCTCATGAGTGGGAGAGAAAGGTTCGAcaaggcgacgccggccagggTGTCTCCGACTTTGAGGAGCTGGACGGGAGAATACGAGCTCTCCTAGACTCCATGCTCAACCAGTGTCACAGGTGGGAAATCTTTTGTGATGCCCTTGCCATGTGTATCAG CTCCCTTTTCGTGCTGTACACGCCATACCTACCACGTCAGTCGCGCCCTGTCCCGCAGGCCAAAGATGCGACACCGAGCTGCGATGAAGCAAAGGCCATCGCGGCTGTGGGATTTGCGGTCAAGTTTGTCGGTGACCTGGCTGTCAACTTCAACTCGCAGATAAGCCAAACGGCCCTGCGCTTGGCGAATCTTGCGCCACCCGCTCCCTTTGCTTGTTTCTTGGCCGTCGAGCACATGCACCTGGTCCAAGGCGACATGCCGGACTCCtgtgggcggcgctcggAGATTTTTGAGACGTTGAGGACTTTTGGCAAGCGCTGGAAAGTCGCAG CCGACCTGCTTGACCTGGCACTTGAACGGGGCAAGTCAGCGGCGGTATCCGTTCAATGA
- a CDS encoding uncharacterized protein (EggNog:ENOG503P6BH~COG:Q), whose translation MATRTDRPLVLIGSGPGIGRHVAIEFARQRFNKIALVARNTTQLAEDKAAVEAAVDGKVTVQTFAVDITETAKFRSVLDDISRVLGTPECVYFNAARIVPTPFFEAKEEDILHDFKINCTALYAAAEWAIPQLVDLKRTDAQARPSFLVTSSLLPKYPIADLFVLSMVKAAQRNMVQSLSDVYKPQGVHVGVITVGGPVSPSADTLSPTNIAAQAWELFTRDDFEIEIL comes from the exons ATGGCAACACGCACCGACCGCcctctcgtcctcatcgGCTCCGGGCCCGGCATCGGCCGACACGTGGCCATCGAGTTCGCCCGCCAGCGGTTCAACAAGATTGCGCTGGTCGCGCGGAACAcgacgcagctcgccgaggacaaggccgccgtcgaggccgccgtcgacggaaAGGTCACCGTCCAGACGTTCGCGGTCGACATCACCGAGACGGCCAAGTTCCGCTCAGTTCTCGACGACATAAGTCGTGTGCTCGGGACACCCGAGTGTGTGTACTTCAACGCTGCGAGGATCGTGCCCACGCCGTTCTtcgaggccaaggaagaGGATATCCTGCACGACTTCAAG ATTAATTGCACAGCTCTCTATGCTGCCGCTGAGTGGGCGATCccccagctcgtcgacctcaAGCGCACCGACGCCCAAGCACGGCCATCGTTCCTCGTCACGAgctcgctgctgcccaaGTATCCGATTGCGGACCTCTTCGTCCTCTCCATGGTCAAGGCCGCGCAGCGAAACATGGTGCAATCTCTGTCCGACGTCTACAAGCCTCAGGGTGTTCACGTTGGCGTCATCACGGTCGGCGGTCCCGTTAGCCCATCGGCTGACACTCTGAGCCCGACCAACATTGCGGCCCAGGCATGGGAGCTGTTTACCCGAGATGACTTTGAGATTGAGATTCTGTAA
- the PST2_1 gene encoding NAD(P)H dehydrogenase (quinone) (COG:S~EggNog:ENOG503NU10~CAZy:AA6): MYGHMQKLAEAEKAGIEQAGGHVDLYQIPETLPDDVLGMMHAPPKPSNVPVLDDPQTLAAYDGFLLGIPTHYGNMPAQWKAFWDRTSGVWTSGGFHGKYAGIFVSTGTLGGGQESTSLSAMSTLSHHGIIYVPLGYARSFAQLANIAEIHGGSPWGAGTFAGPDGSRQPTALEKEMAMIQGKTFYETVAKACA; encoded by the exons ATGTATGGACACATGCAaaagctcgccgaggccgaaaaGGCAGGCatcgagcaggccggcggccacgtcgaccTGTATCAGATACCCGAGACTCtccccgacgacgtcctcggcatgATGCACGCTCCCCCCAAGCCAAGCAACGTtcccgtcctcgacgacccgcAGACCCTCGCGGCCTATGACGGGTTCCTGCTCGGCATCCCCACCCACTATGGCAACATGCCCGCACAGTGGAAG GCATTCTGGGACAGGACCAGCGGCGTCTGGACCTCGGGCGGCTTCCACGGCAAGTACGCCGGCATCTTCGTGTCCACGGggacgctgggcggcgggcaggagtCGACGAGCCTGTCCGCCATGTCGACGCTGAGTCACCACGGCATCATCTACGTCCCGCTGGGTTACGCCAGGTCCTTTGCGCAGCTGGCCAACATAGCCGAGAttcacggcggcagcccctGGGGCGCGGGCACGTTTGCTGGGCCCGACGGCTCGCGCCAGCCCACCGCTCTCGAGAAGGAGATGGCCATGATTCAGGGGAAGACATTCTACGAGACGGTTGCCAAGGCTTGCGCATGA
- a CDS encoding uncharacterized protein (EggNog:ENOG503Q456~COG:E): MKDVQEFKIDHWIRTYGEQARYELHGSYASALSLNELKALSSDPSLELFDPDLQLTYGSFEGSQRLRERIAALHSSPECTLSADDVLITPGSIMANFLVLDAVSGPGDHVICQYPTFGQLYMLPKFSGVDVSLWKMDEDQGWMPSLEELERLIRPNTKAIILNNPNNPTGAILGKGFLQKIAAIAQKSNILVFSDEVYSPLFFTPDPPPSFATLGYERSVVTSSLSKSFAIPGVRIGWIVTRDAALLRRISMARDFTTISVSQLDDAVAAFALDADKVLPALVERNLALCRESIALLEGLVERSKGRVRWMKPDGAGTAFIKVLDREGRPVDDVDFSKTLVRKESVCVIAGGHCFGESSAEDFKGYVRITLGEPKHLKESLPLLERFIQNY, encoded by the exons ATGAAGGACGTCCAAGAGTTCAAGATTGACCACTGGA TCCGAACTTATGGA GAACAAGCCCGCTATGAGCTTCACG GCTCATACGCATCCGCGCTGTCCCTAaacgagctcaaggccctgTCCAGCGACCCGTCTCTGGAGCTCTTCGACCCAGACCTGCAGCTCACGTACGGCTCGTTCGAGGGCTCCCAGCGgctgcgcgagcgcatcgccgcgctgcacTCCTCGCCAGAGTGCACgctcagcgccgacgacgtgctcatCACGCCCGGATCAATCATGGCCaacttcctcgtcctcgacgccgtctccgGGCCGGGCGACCACGTCATCTGCCAGTACCCGACGTTCGGACAGCTGTACATGCTGCCCAAGTTTAGCGGCGTGGACGTCAGCCTGTGgaagatggacgaggaccaGGGGTGGATGCCGagcctggaggagctggagcggtTGATCAGGCCCAACACCAAGGCCATTATCCTCAA CAACCCAAACAATCCGACCGGTGCTATTCTCGGCAAAGGGTTCCTGCAGAAAATCGCTGCCATTGCGCAAAAGTCCAacatcctcgtcttctccgaCGAGGTGTACAGCCCGCTGTTCTTCACGCCCGACCCGCCCCCCTCATTCGCCACGCTGGGCTACGAGCGCAGCGTGGTGACGAGCTCGCTCTCCAAGTCCTTTGCCATCCCCGGCGTGCGCATCGGCTGGATCGTgacgcgcgacgcggccctACTGCGGCGCATCAGCATGGCGCGCGACTTCACCACCATCTCCGTgtcgcagctcgacgacgcggtcgcggcgttcgcgctcgacgccgacaaggtGCTGCCCGCGCTGGTGGAGCGCAACCTCGCGCTGTGCAGAGAGAGCATCGCGCTGCTGGAGGGCCTCGTGGAGAGGAGCAAGGGGAGGGTGCGGTGGATGAAGCCCGATGGCGCGGGCACGGCGTTCATCAAGGTCTTGGACCGGGAGGGCAGGCCGGTTGACGACGTCGATTTCAGCAAGACGCTGGTGCGCAAGGAGAGCGTGTGTGTCATTGCTGGCGGGCACTGCTTCGGCGAGAGCAGTGCGGAAGACTTCAAGGGATACGTGAGGATCACGCTGGGGGAGCCAAAGCATCTCAAGGAGAGCCTGCCGCTGTTGGAGAGGTTCATTCAGAATTACTAG